In archaeon CG10_big_fil_rev_8_21_14_0_10_43_11, a genomic segment contains:
- a CDS encoding cold-shock protein: MKGTVKFFNKTKGFGFITGEDGEDYFVHQTGLAEDVSITDNDAVEFDVEEGERGKKAVNVRNA; the protein is encoded by the coding sequence ATGAAAGGAACAGTAAAATTTTTTAACAAAACAAAAGGCTTCGGTTTCATAACCGGCGAAGATGGCGAAGACTATTTTGTACACCAAACTGGTCTTGCTGAAGACGTTTCAATAACTGACAACGACGCGGTCGAATTTGACGTAGAAGAAGGCGAACGCGGCAAAAAAGCAGTTAACGTACGCAACGCATAA
- the rpl12p gene encoding 50S ribosomal protein P1, producing the protein MEYVYAALLIHKAGKQVDEATVKKVMEAAGAKPDEARIKALLAALEGVNIDEAISKAASAVAVAAPAAGAAPAGEAPKAEAKEEEEEQVSEEETAQGLGALFG; encoded by the coding sequence ATGGAATATGTATATGCGGCACTACTCATCCACAAAGCTGGAAAGCAAGTTGATGAAGCAACCGTAAAGAAAGTAATGGAAGCGGCAGGCGCAAAGCCTGACGAGGCCCGAATCAAAGCACTTCTTGCTGCGCTTGAAGGCGTCAACATTGATGAAGCCATCAGCAAAGCAGCAAGCGCGGTCGCTGTAGCAGCTCCAGCAGCAGGCGCAGCACCAGCTGGCGAAGCTCCAAAAGCAGAAGCAAAAGAGGAAGAAGAAGAGCAAGTCAGTGAAGAAGAAACCGCACAAGGCCTTGGAGCACTCTTTGGCTAA